The uncultured Paludibaculum sp. sequence GTATCCACCAGCACGACTTCGATGTTCCCGCTCGCGCGCGAGATCGCCGAACTCAGCAGGTGCAGCAACCCGGGCTTGTCCTGCGTCACTACTTCGAAAATCGTGGATGTAGGCGACGCGTCATTGTCCAGCGCCACGGTCGACTGAATCGCGCCCAAACGGCTGGGCGGCGCTTTCACGGGCCGATGTTTGAGCAGTTCCTCCACCCGCACCGCGCCCGTGATGACTTTCTTCAAGACGGCTCGGAGACGCTCCAGTTCGGGTGGATTCAGGTCCAGCGAACGGTGCGGATCGACAAAAACAAAGCCGTCCGCCACAAAGCCCCGGGCATTCGAAAAGGCCTCGGCCTTCAGGATGTCGAGCCCGAACGAAGAGAGCGCACCCGCAATGGAAGCAAACAGAAACGGCCGGTCCGCCGCTACCAGGGAAAGATGCCAGGTGCCTTCGCGGCGCTCCACCGTCAACTCGGCTCCGCTCTCCTTGGCCTCCCTGTACAAAAGAGAATGCGCCTTCGCCTGTTCTTTCGTATGTGTCCAAAGATAGCGGCTCGGCAAACCCTCAAGAAACTCGGACAACAGCGGGTCCACCTGGCCATAGGCATCGCGCGGATTGTCGGAGGGTTCCGCGGTGAGCTCTCCCGCCAGGTGACGGTAAACGATGCGATACAACCTCCAAATCTGCTCCATCCGCCATGGCGTCATGGCCGACGTGTTCACAGCGCTGACATCGGCAAAGGTCAGCAGCGTGAGCAGCCGCAAGCGTTCGACGGTCTTGATCTCGTGCGCCAACGCCGAGGCTACACCAGGGTCGGCGAAGTCTTTCGTCTGCAGCGCCGACGACAGCACCAGATGCTTCTCGATGATCGTCAGCACCGACTCCGTATCCAACTCCGAGGCGCCGATGCGCGCGAGGAATTCGCGCCCCAGCTTGACCGCTTCCAGACTGTGATCGTTGCCCGAGCCCTTTCCAATGTCGTGCAGCAACAGCGCCAGGCGCAGCAACCACAATTGATCGGAGGATTCCTCCATCATCTCCGCGAATCGTTTCTGCGTCCCTTCTTTTGCCTCCGCCAAAGACGCGAGGACATCGAGGGTAACGATGGTGTGCTCGTCCACCGTGTACTGGTGATAGAAGTCGCGCACCACCAAGTGGTCGATGCGCTCCCACTCCGGCAGAATCACCGAAAGGAAACTCGTAGCCCGCATGGCGCGCAGCGCCTCCGGAGCATACGGCAGGTTCAGGAATTCGCGCCAGAATGCAGCCTGCGGCGGCTTGTCGTGGAAGTGGCGCGACCACACCAGAAGATGCGTCACCAGCCGCTGCTCAGTCTGCCGCGCCAGCGGCACACCGTGCCGGGCCACGAACAGGAACATGCGAAGC is a genomic window containing:
- a CDS encoding HD domain-containing protein — encoded protein: MTITAKQRSNDEFALWRARFLQDGNPQPVLKNRTALVDSLVLEAFSQVIAPVIPEGLTLLAVGGYGRRELFPYSDVDLMLVARRAFDTKEAKAALSEFLRVLWDSGLRVSHSVHTVEECSAIHEGNFELTVSLLDERLLTGDRTLYGTLRERFAKFLAADRRDLTRRLCKMARARHARFHNTIYRLEPDLKETPGGLRDLQTMHWLKLLKDRDANTESNADPRPAEFLASVRCFLHFRADRDNNLLNFEAQDEISAAAFSPWHDPAEWMRAYYRHSSAILRNCLYELETSESQDRSLLANFRDWRSRLSNSEFTVSRDLVFLRNPHDLEVDPELPLRMFLFVARHGVPLARQTEQRLVTHLLVWSRHFHDKPPQAAFWREFLNLPYAPEALRAMRATSFLSVILPEWERIDHLVVRDFYHQYTVDEHTIVTLDVLASLAEAKEGTQKRFAEMMEESSDQLWLLRLALLLHDIGKGSGNDHSLEAVKLGREFLARIGASELDTESVLTIIEKHLVLSSALQTKDFADPGVASALAHEIKTVERLRLLTLLTFADVSAVNTSAMTPWRMEQIWRLYRIVYRHLAGELTAEPSDNPRDAYGQVDPLLSEFLEGLPSRYLWTHTKEQAKAHSLLYREAKESGAELTVERREGTWHLSLVAADRPFLFASIAGALSSFGLDILKAEAFSNARGFVADGFVFVDPHRSLDLNPPELERLRAVLKKVITGAVRVEELLKHRPVKAPPSRLGAIQSTVALDNDASPTSTIFEVVTQDKPGLLHLLSSAISRASGNIEVVLVDTEAHKAIDVFHVTSGGAKLSGEAAESLRVALLSACG